From a region of the Streptomyces sp. NBC_00193 genome:
- a CDS encoding VWA-like domain-containing protein yields MTPVAPAARVPVKPVPPAAPVTPVPEGPAAPAAPAALDLDKLYAARLHAVRVRPYLATALFALHVVESRRTPTMAVDRYWRCYVSPGFVDRTSVEELAAVWVHEVSHLLRDHHGRGDRIARERGLTGPGERLRMNIAADFEINDDAYGEGLVRPEGAVQPAAVGLREGDLMEEYLLQFGLGPHTQHMAWLDCGSGADGLEREWDLGPDGAHGLSEQERDAVRFRVAQGITGRPGSAPKGWKRWAEEAFHPPQPWRELLGAAVRSATSGSGAGDDYTYSRPSRRSAGVPGAVLPSLRRRPPRVSVVIDTSGSVSDTELGSALLEVTAISRAVGGRRDLVTVVPCDASARIAHPLCRAEGIPLLGGGGTDLRQGFATALRSTPRPDVIVVLTDGQTPWPDTRPPCRTVVGLFPRERRRRSWDEDDPDYVPDAPPAWARVVEIG; encoded by the coding sequence ATGACGCCCGTGGCGCCCGCAGCGCGCGTTCCCGTAAAGCCCGTACCGCCTGCCGCGCCTGTCACGCCTGTGCCCGAGGGGCCCGCAGCGCCCGCAGCGCCCGCAGCGCTGGACCTGGACAAGCTCTACGCCGCCCGGCTGCACGCCGTGCGCGTGCGGCCGTACCTGGCCACGGCGCTGTTCGCCCTGCACGTCGTGGAATCGCGCCGGACGCCGACGATGGCCGTGGACCGGTACTGGCGGTGCTACGTCTCGCCGGGGTTCGTGGACCGCACGTCCGTGGAGGAACTCGCCGCGGTCTGGGTGCACGAGGTGTCCCACCTGCTGCGCGACCACCACGGGCGCGGGGACCGGATCGCCCGGGAACGCGGGCTGACCGGCCCGGGGGAGCGGTTGCGGATGAACATCGCGGCCGACTTCGAGATCAACGACGACGCGTACGGCGAGGGACTCGTGCGGCCCGAGGGCGCCGTCCAGCCGGCGGCCGTGGGACTGCGGGAGGGGGACCTCATGGAGGAGTACCTGCTGCAGTTCGGGCTCGGGCCGCACACGCAGCACATGGCCTGGCTGGACTGCGGGAGCGGCGCCGACGGGCTGGAACGGGAGTGGGACCTCGGCCCGGACGGCGCGCACGGCCTCAGCGAGCAGGAACGGGACGCGGTCCGGTTCCGGGTGGCGCAGGGCATCACCGGCCGGCCGGGATCCGCGCCGAAGGGCTGGAAGCGCTGGGCGGAGGAGGCGTTCCACCCGCCGCAGCCGTGGCGGGAGTTGCTGGGAGCGGCCGTCCGGTCGGCCACCTCCGGATCCGGCGCGGGCGACGACTACACGTACAGCCGGCCCTCGCGGCGTTCGGCCGGGGTGCCGGGCGCGGTGCTGCCGAGCCTGCGGCGCAGGCCGCCCCGCGTCAGCGTGGTCATCGACACCTCCGGCTCCGTCAGCGATACCGAACTGGGCAGCGCGCTCCTGGAGGTCACCGCGATCTCCCGCGCGGTGGGCGGCCGCCGGGACCTGGTCACGGTGGTGCCGTGCGACGCGTCCGCCCGGATCGCCCATCCGCTGTGCCGCGCCGAGGGGATCCCCCTGCTGGGCGGCGGGGGTACGGATCTGCGGCAGGGCTTTGCCACCGCTCTGCGGTCCACGCCCCGGCCGGACGTGATCGTGGTCCTGACAGACGGACAGACCCCCTGGCCGGACACGCGGCCGCCGTGCCGGACGGTGGTGGGACTGTTCCCCCGGGAGAGGCGGAGGCGGTCGTGGGACGAGGACGACCCCGACTACGTCCCCGACGCACCCCCCGCCTGGGCGCGCGTGGTGGAGATCGGTTAG
- a CDS encoding AAA family ATPase, producing MENYRSLRKLIVPLGRLTVVTGANGTGKSSLYRSLRLLADSARGGAIAALAREGGLPSTLWAGPEKIGRAVREGRYAVEPTVRSEPVSLRLGFAGDEFGYAVDFGHPAPVRGSLFGLDPEIKRECTWAGPVLRPAALLSDRAGPAVRTRTADGGWHRTQGALRPYDSMLSELADPQLAPDLLALRELIRSWRFYDHVRTDADAPARTPRVGTRTPVLAADGSDLPAALQTIRETGDHAALDAAVEAAFPGSSVAVAERDGRFELELHQHGLLRPLGAAELSDGTLRYLLWTAALLTPRPPALMVLNEPETSLHPDLLGPLADLILTVARNTQTVVVTHAAPLAEALASGVHRHRVDLRTITLLKDFGQTEVADREGPLDEPLWYWPKR from the coding sequence GTGGAGAACTACCGCTCCCTGCGCAAACTCATCGTCCCCCTCGGCCGGCTCACCGTGGTGACGGGCGCCAACGGCACGGGCAAGTCCAGCCTGTACCGGTCCCTGCGGCTGCTGGCGGACTCCGCGCGGGGCGGCGCCATCGCGGCGCTGGCCCGGGAGGGCGGCCTGCCCTCCACCCTGTGGGCCGGCCCGGAGAAGATCGGCCGGGCGGTGCGCGAGGGGAGGTACGCGGTCGAGCCGACCGTGCGCTCCGAACCGGTGAGCCTGCGGCTCGGCTTCGCCGGGGACGAGTTCGGCTACGCGGTGGACTTCGGCCATCCCGCACCGGTCCGGGGCTCGCTCTTCGGCCTGGACCCCGAGATCAAACGGGAGTGCACCTGGGCCGGGCCGGTGCTGCGCCCCGCCGCCCTGCTCTCGGACCGCGCCGGGCCCGCCGTGCGCACCCGGACCGCGGACGGCGGCTGGCACCGCACCCAGGGCGCCCTGCGCCCGTACGACTCCATGCTCAGCGAACTCGCGGACCCGCAACTGGCCCCCGACCTGCTGGCCCTGCGCGAGCTGATCCGCTCCTGGCGGTTCTACGACCACGTCCGCACGGACGCCGACGCGCCGGCCCGCACCCCGCGCGTCGGAACCCGTACGCCGGTGCTCGCCGCGGACGGCTCCGACCTGCCGGCCGCCCTCCAGACGATCCGGGAGACCGGCGACCACGCGGCCCTGGACGCGGCCGTCGAGGCGGCCTTCCCGGGCAGCAGCGTGGCGGTCGCGGAACGGGACGGCCGCTTCGAACTGGAGCTGCACCAGCACGGGTTGCTGCGCCCGCTGGGCGCGGCGGAACTCTCCGACGGGACGCTGCGCTACCTGCTGTGGACGGCCGCCCTGCTGACCCCGCGGCCGCCCGCCCTGATGGTGCTCAACGAGCCGGAGACCAGCCTCCACCCCGACCTGCTGGGCCCTCTCGCGGACCTGATCCTGACGGTGGCCCGGAACACCCAGACGGTGGTGGTCACCCACGCCGCCCCGCTGGCCGAGGCCCTGGCGTCGGGCGTCCACCGCCACCGCGTGGACCTGCGGACCATCACCCTGCTCAAGGACTTCGGCCAGACCGAGGTCGCGGACCGCGAGGGCCCCCTGGACGAACCCCTCTGGTACTGGCCGAAGCGGTAG
- a CDS encoding acetate uptake transporter has translation MNNPIHVRNRMGPAEQAVSVKRMEPSAQAQLGPLGLTGFIVVTTIATGIDAGIFPEKLSHSVLPLVGFFIGGLAQLLAGLFQAQRGDTWHATVFGGFGLFWMSKALLLQWVLPATDPALRGDVSGLFTLPWVFVVFVLWIGSWRIHLVLLSTFTCVLVVFVAMTISGFTGSVVWNRITGWSGLLAALGATYLLAGQIMASTWGRQVLPMGRFLAPEEHPEA, from the coding sequence ATGAACAACCCGATCCACGTCCGCAACCGGATGGGCCCGGCCGAACAGGCCGTCTCCGTCAAGCGGATGGAGCCCAGTGCGCAGGCACAGCTGGGCCCCCTGGGCCTCACCGGCTTCATCGTGGTCACCACCATCGCGACCGGCATCGACGCGGGCATCTTCCCCGAGAAGCTCAGCCACTCCGTGCTGCCGCTGGTCGGGTTCTTCATCGGCGGGCTCGCCCAGCTGCTGGCCGGGCTCTTCCAGGCGCAGCGCGGCGACACCTGGCACGCCACGGTCTTCGGCGGCTTCGGGCTGTTCTGGATGTCCAAGGCCCTGCTGCTCCAGTGGGTGCTGCCGGCCACCGATCCGGCGCTGCGCGGGGACGTGAGCGGGCTGTTCACGCTGCCGTGGGTGTTCGTGGTGTTCGTGCTGTGGATCGGCAGCTGGCGGATCCACCTGGTGCTGCTGTCCACGTTCACGTGCGTGCTGGTGGTCTTCGTGGCCATGACGATCAGCGGGTTCACCGGCTCGGTGGTCTGGAACCGGATCACCGGCTGGAGCGGACTGCTGGCCGCGCTCGGAGCCACGTACCTGCTCGCCGGGCAGATCATGGCGAGCACCTGGGGCCGCCAGGTGCTGCCGATGGGGCGCTTCCTGGCCCCGGAAGAGCACCCGGAGGCGTGA
- a CDS encoding DUF3533 domain-containing protein has protein sequence MTQSPHADPEPSGGFLAEIKDAVTTRAALLVLGVLALQLAFITSYVGAFHHPKPSEIPIAVAAPAAPIAEQTAKQLSALPGKPLDPRAVQDEATALRQIQNRDVDGALIIDPAGTTDKLLVASGAGASLSQAVEQIVGVVEKTQGRTVRVVDVAPTAAGDARGLSSFYLVVGWCVGGYLCAAILAISAGARPANVHRAVIRLGALLVYSIAAGLLGAVIADPVLGALPGSIWALWGLGTLVVFAVGAITLAFQGLAGVVGIGLAILLVVVLGNPSAGGAYPYPLLPPFWKAIGPWLPPGAGTYAARSIAYFKGNDITGPLLVLSGWAVLGSAITLACAAGRRGKAGAAVGSGLPEGPDALPEREAVR, from the coding sequence ATGACCCAGTCCCCCCACGCAGACCCAGAGCCGTCCGGCGGCTTCCTCGCCGAGATCAAGGACGCCGTCACCACCCGGGCCGCTCTCCTGGTCCTGGGCGTACTGGCGCTCCAGCTCGCCTTCATCACCTCGTACGTCGGGGCCTTCCATCACCCCAAGCCCAGCGAGATCCCGATCGCCGTGGCCGCGCCCGCCGCACCGATCGCCGAGCAGACGGCGAAACAGCTCTCCGCGCTGCCCGGCAAGCCGCTCGACCCCCGTGCCGTACAGGACGAGGCGACGGCGCTGCGGCAGATCCAGAACCGGGACGTGGACGGCGCGCTGATCATCGACCCGGCCGGCACGACCGACAAACTGCTGGTCGCGAGCGGCGCCGGGGCCTCCCTGTCCCAGGCCGTCGAGCAGATCGTCGGCGTCGTCGAGAAGACCCAGGGGCGCACCGTCCGCGTCGTGGACGTGGCCCCCACGGCCGCCGGCGACGCGCGCGGCCTGAGCTCGTTCTACCTGGTCGTGGGTTGGTGCGTGGGCGGCTACCTGTGCGCCGCGATCCTCGCGATCAGCGCGGGCGCCCGGCCCGCGAACGTCCACCGTGCCGTCATCCGGCTCGGCGCCCTGCTGGTGTACTCGATCGCGGCCGGGCTGCTCGGCGCGGTGATCGCCGACCCGGTCCTGGGCGCCCTGCCCGGCAGCATCTGGGCCCTGTGGGGGCTCGGCACCCTCGTCGTCTTCGCCGTCGGCGCGATCACCCTGGCCTTCCAGGGCCTCGCGGGCGTGGTCGGCATCGGCCTGGCGATCCTGCTGGTGGTGGTGCTCGGCAACCCGAGCGCCGGCGGCGCCTACCCGTACCCGCTGCTGCCGCCGTTCTGGAAGGCCATCGGCCCGTGGCTGCCGCCGGGCGCGGGCACGTACGCCGCGCGCTCGATCGCGTACTTCAAGGGCAATGACATCACCGGGCCGCTGCTGGTCCTGAGCGGCTGGGCGGTGCTCGGCTCCGCGATCACGCTGGCCTGCGCGGCGGGCCGCAGGGGCAAGGCGGGAGCCGCGGTGGGCAGCGGGCTCCCCGAAGGACCGGACGCCCTGCCGGAGCGGGAAGCCGTGCGATGA
- a CDS encoding triacylglycerol lipase: MLPWRRLLRPLAVLTLTAAALVAPTGAAQAASAPSSGWNNWSCKPSAAHPRPVVLVHGTFGNSVDNWLGFAPYLVHRGYCVYSLDYGQLPGVPFFNGLGPIEQSAGQLDVFVNKVLASTGAAETDIVGHSQGGMMPRYYLKFLGGAAKVNALVGLAPDNHGTTLLGLTKLLPYFPGAGDLISEATPGLADQIAGSPFQTKLNEGGDTVPGVAYTVIATRYDEVVTPYRSQFLSGPNVRNVLLQDLCAVDLSEHVAIGLTDRIAWHEAVNALDPAHAERTTCASVFS, encoded by the coding sequence ATGCTGCCCTGGAGACGCCTGCTCCGCCCGCTGGCCGTCCTCACCCTGACCGCCGCCGCGCTCGTCGCCCCCACCGGAGCGGCCCAGGCCGCCTCGGCGCCGAGCAGCGGCTGGAACAACTGGTCCTGCAAACCGTCCGCCGCCCATCCCCGGCCCGTCGTCCTGGTCCACGGAACCTTCGGGAATTCCGTCGACAACTGGCTCGGCTTCGCCCCGTACCTCGTCCACCGGGGCTACTGCGTCTACTCCCTCGACTACGGGCAACTGCCCGGCGTCCCCTTCTTCAACGGCCTCGGCCCCATCGAGCAGTCCGCCGGACAGCTCGACGTCTTCGTGAACAAGGTCCTCGCCTCCACGGGGGCTGCCGAGACCGACATCGTCGGCCACTCCCAGGGCGGCATGATGCCGCGCTACTACCTGAAGTTCCTCGGCGGCGCCGCCAAGGTCAACGCCCTGGTCGGGCTCGCCCCCGACAACCACGGGACGACCCTGCTCGGCCTCACCAAGCTCCTCCCGTACTTCCCCGGGGCCGGGGACCTGATCAGCGAGGCCACCCCGGGCCTCGCCGACCAGATCGCCGGATCGCCCTTCCAGACCAAGCTCAACGAGGGCGGGGACACCGTCCCCGGAGTCGCGTACACGGTGATCGCCACCCGGTACGACGAGGTGGTCACCCCGTACCGGAGCCAGTTCCTGAGCGGGCCGAACGTCCGCAACGTGCTGCTCCAGGACCTGTGCGCGGTGGACCTCTCGGAGCACGTGGCCATCGGGCTCACCGACCGGATCGCCTGGCACGAGGCCGTCAACGCCCTCGACCCGGCGCACGCCGAACGAACCACCTGCGCGTCCGTCTTCTCCTGA